One Anopheles marshallii chromosome 3, idAnoMarsDA_429_01, whole genome shotgun sequence genomic region harbors:
- the LOC128714231 gene encoding U3 small nucleolar ribonucleoprotein protein IMP3 translates to MVRKLKFHEKKLLKKVDFFNWKETNSLHESKVMRKYHLQKREDYTAYNKVARNVRELAKKIADIDQKHPFRTELSALLLEKLYVLGVIPTKWDLENASTISASSFCRRRLPLVLVRNKMSENVTHATKMVEHGHVRVGVEVVKDPAFLVPRTLEDFITWVDGSAIQKHLMEYNDMRDDFEM, encoded by the coding sequence ATGGTGcgaaaattgaaattccaTGAGAAAAAGCTGCTCAAGAAGGTGGATTTCTTCAACTGGAAGGAAACGAACAGCTTGCACGAATCCAAGGTGATGCGCAAGTACCACCTGCAGAAACGTGAAGATTACACCGCTTACAACAAGGTGGCTCGGAACGTTCGTGAGCTAGCAAAAAAGATTGCTGACATCGATCAAAAGCACCCGTTCCGGACGGAGCTGAGTGCGTTGCTACTGGAGAAGCTCTACGTATTGGGTGTGATACCGACCAAGTGGGATCTGGAGAATGCAAGCACCATCAGCGCATCATCGTTCTGCCGTCGCCGGCTTCCGCTCGTGCTGGTGAGAAACAAAATGTCGGAAAATGTAACGCACGCGACGAAAATGGTCGAGCACGGGCACGTGCGAGTCGGTGTAGAGGTTGTGAAGGATCCGGCCTTTCTGGTACCCCGTACGCTGGAAGATTTCATCACATGGGTGGACGGTTCCGCCATCCAGAAGCATCTGATGGAGTATAACGATATGAGAGATGATTTTGAGATGTAA